Proteins co-encoded in one Ponticoccus alexandrii genomic window:
- a CDS encoding acyltransferase family protein: protein MSGPPISPMPYRGDIDGLRAVAVVSVVLYHFGFPLQGGFVGVDVFFVISGFLIGGILWREYDATGRIRLKHFYIRRFRRLAPAFFAMVLGAGAVAWALLLPFEFREYGKAAIASTLYLSNVLFFRQAGYFDTVSEEKPLLHTWSLAVEEQFYVFLPLVILLLARWRWGLIGALVAAWALSLAACIALTPVSPTATFYLFPFRAWEMLSGVLLAIWGHETNRRWRGNVFLSWLGLLLVLASVVLIPAGPAFPGLLAVLPVAGTLLLLSSGTGGNPINRLLTHPLARFFGVISYSLYLWHWPVYTLSTYLRDGYANAGEAVAWMALSVLLAWLSWRFIENPVRYARRLPGGVVLGGTAIASACVLALGAYVYKADGLPGRFGPEARVHIAASGDFLQDFSRCYIADSLPLDGLEVCPIGPEGAPRVLVWGDSHTRAFKEGLDLAAHEAGVPGLILWRAGCPPLFGIRKVESTATPAQDMACTQANLQIRQAIGRLDSLDRILLIGRWSYYASGQGVGRDAHNRIALHPADRPESTGQAQAALLSDAAATTVAELRQQVPQVFVLRQPPEIPRYDSRKAAREAAHAGWPLAPAPETEAEVPEAALAPRAAIAEAPWAALAERGAITVLDTWPRFCDGGTCRAVHDGTGQYFDNNHVTNAAALRVRDLFAPVFRGPSARAVLHGASSP, encoded by the coding sequence ATGAGCGGGCCGCCCATCAGCCCCATGCCCTATCGCGGCGACATCGACGGTCTGCGCGCCGTCGCGGTCGTCTCTGTCGTGCTTTACCATTTCGGCTTTCCGCTGCAGGGCGGCTTCGTCGGCGTCGATGTCTTCTTTGTCATCTCGGGCTTCCTGATCGGCGGCATCCTCTGGCGCGAATACGACGCCACGGGCCGCATCCGGCTGAAGCATTTCTACATCCGCCGCTTCCGTCGCCTTGCGCCCGCCTTCTTCGCCATGGTCCTCGGGGCCGGTGCGGTGGCCTGGGCGCTGCTGCTTCCCTTCGAGTTCCGCGAATACGGCAAGGCGGCCATCGCCTCGACCCTCTACCTGTCGAACGTGCTGTTCTTCCGGCAGGCGGGCTATTTCGATACCGTTTCGGAAGAAAAGCCGCTGCTGCATACATGGAGCCTTGCGGTCGAAGAACAGTTCTACGTCTTCCTGCCGCTGGTGATCCTCCTGCTGGCGCGCTGGCGCTGGGGGCTGATCGGCGCGCTGGTGGCGGCCTGGGCGCTGTCGCTGGCGGCCTGCATTGCACTGACGCCGGTCTCGCCCACCGCGACCTTCTACCTCTTCCCCTTCCGCGCGTGGGAAATGCTGTCGGGCGTCCTGCTGGCGATCTGGGGGCACGAGACCAACCGGCGCTGGCGTGGAAACGTCTTCCTGTCGTGGCTGGGGCTGCTGCTGGTGCTGGCCTCGGTGGTGCTGATCCCGGCGGGACCGGCCTTTCCGGGTCTGCTCGCCGTTCTGCCGGTGGCGGGCACGCTGTTGCTGCTGTCCAGCGGCACCGGTGGCAATCCGATCAACCGGCTGCTGACGCATCCGCTGGCACGGTTCTTCGGGGTGATCTCCTATTCGCTCTACCTGTGGCACTGGCCGGTCTACACGCTGTCGACCTACCTGCGCGACGGATATGCCAACGCGGGCGAGGCGGTGGCGTGGATGGCGCTGTCGGTCCTGCTGGCCTGGCTGTCCTGGCGCTTCATCGAGAACCCGGTGCGCTATGCCCGCCGCCTGCCGGGTGGCGTGGTGCTGGGCGGCACGGCCATCGCCTCGGCCTGCGTTCTGGCGCTTGGGGCCTATGTCTACAAGGCCGACGGCCTGCCCGGCCGCTTCGGGCCAGAGGCGCGGGTCCATATCGCCGCCTCGGGTGACTTTCTGCAGGACTTCAGCCGCTGCTATATCGCCGACAGCCTGCCGCTGGACGGGCTGGAGGTCTGTCCCATCGGCCCCGAGGGCGCGCCACGCGTGCTGGTCTGGGGCGACAGCCACACCCGCGCCTTCAAGGAGGGGCTGGACCTTGCCGCGCATGAGGCGGGCGTGCCCGGCCTCATCCTGTGGCGCGCGGGCTGCCCGCCGCTCTTTGGCATCCGCAAGGTCGAAAGCACCGCGACGCCTGCGCAGGACATGGCCTGCACGCAGGCGAACCTTCAGATCCGGCAGGCCATCGGGCGGCTCGACAGCCTCGACAGGATCCTGCTGATCGGACGGTGGAGCTATTATGCCTCCGGTCAGGGGGTGGGCCGCGATGCGCACAACCGCATCGCCCTGCATCCGGCGGACCGGCCCGAAAGCACCGGGCAGGCGCAGGCTGCCCTGTTGTCTGACGCGGCGGCGACCACGGTGGCAGAGTTGCGCCAGCAGGTGCCGCAGGTTTTCGTGCTGCGCCAGCCGCCCGAGATCCCGCGCTACGACAGCCGCAAGGCCGCGCGCGAGGCCGCCCATGCGGGCTGGCCGCTCGCCCCCGCGCCCGAGACAGAGGCGGAGGTGCCCGAAGCGGCGCTTGCCCCGCGCGCCGCCATCGCCGAGGCGCCGTGGGCCGCGCTGGCAGAGCGCGGGGCCATCACCGTGCTCGACACCTGGCCGCGTTTCTGTGACGGGGGCACCTGCCGCGCGGTCCACGACGGCACCGGCCAGTATTTCGACAACAACCATGTCACCAACGCGGCGGCGCTGCGGGTTCGCGACCTCTTTGCCCCGGTCTTCCGCGGGCCGTCGGCGCGCGCGGTGCTGCATGGCGCCAGTAGTCCATGA
- a CDS encoding glycosyltransferase family 4 protein: MEIHPVSRPRVLAIAEAANPEWVSVPLVGWSLATALRAEADVHIVTQIRNREAFLRAGMVEGTDFTAIDSEAFAAPMWRLAERLRMGEGKGWTMVQAINALSYPYFERLVWKRFGPTIRDYDIVHRITPLSPTISSSLAGRCAKAGVPFVLGPLNGGVPWPKGFEAERDAEKEWLSRVRSAYKLLPGRGATLRHASAILAGSRHTASEFSAAVRDKVVWLPENGIDPARFNRVAAPGDGPLRACFVGRLVPYKGCDMLIEAARPLLEQGRLNLDIIGDGPMRPALDAQAQGLPGITFHGWKPHAEVQDIMARCHLLSFPSIREFGGGVVLEAMALGVVPLIVDYAGPGELVTPGTGLKVPCGTRAQITAAFRAELERLAEDPAPLAAMAAAARAKVRQYFTWAQKARQVARVYEAVRAQDRPADLTLIP, from the coding sequence ATGGAAATCCATCCTGTGAGCCGTCCCCGCGTCCTTGCCATCGCCGAGGCGGCCAACCCCGAATGGGTCAGCGTGCCGCTGGTGGGCTGGTCGCTGGCCACGGCGCTTCGCGCGGAGGCCGATGTCCACATCGTGACGCAGATCCGCAACCGAGAGGCTTTTCTGCGCGCCGGGATGGTCGAGGGGACCGACTTCACCGCCATCGACTCAGAGGCCTTCGCCGCGCCGATGTGGCGCCTGGCAGAGCGGCTGCGCATGGGCGAGGGCAAGGGCTGGACCATGGTTCAGGCGATCAACGCGCTCAGCTACCCCTATTTCGAGCGGCTGGTCTGGAAGCGCTTCGGCCCGACGATCCGCGACTACGACATCGTCCACCGCATCACGCCGCTCTCGCCGACGATTTCGTCGTCTCTGGCCGGGCGCTGCGCGAAGGCGGGCGTGCCCTTCGTCCTTGGCCCGCTGAACGGCGGCGTGCCTTGGCCCAAGGGCTTCGAGGCCGAACGCGACGCCGAGAAGGAGTGGCTGAGCCGCGTCCGCTCTGCCTACAAGCTGTTGCCGGGTCGCGGCGCGACCCTGCGCCATGCCTCGGCCATCCTCGCCGGGTCGCGGCACACGGCGTCGGAATTCTCGGCGGCGGTCCGCGACAAGGTGGTCTGGCTGCCTGAAAACGGCATCGACCCGGCGCGGTTCAACCGCGTGGCAGCGCCGGGCGACGGCCCGCTTCGCGCCTGTTTCGTCGGACGGCTCGTGCCCTACAAGGGCTGCGACATGCTGATAGAGGCCGCCCGCCCCCTGCTGGAACAGGGCAGGCTTAACCTCGACATCATCGGCGACGGCCCGATGCGCCCGGCGCTCGACGCACAGGCGCAGGGTCTGCCGGGGATCACCTTCCACGGCTGGAAACCCCATGCCGAGGTGCAGGACATCATGGCCCGCTGCCACCTGCTGTCCTTCCCCTCGATCCGCGAATTCGGCGGCGGCGTGGTGCTGGAAGCCATGGCGCTGGGGGTCGTGCCGCTGATCGTCGACTATGCCGGCCCGGGCGAGCTTGTGACCCCCGGAACCGGCCTCAAGGTCCCCTGCGGCACGCGGGCCCAGATCACCGCGGCCTTCCGCGCCGAACTCGAGCGCCTGGCCGAGGATCCCGCGCCCCTGGCCGCCATGGCCGCCGCCGCCCGCGCAAAGGTCCGGCAGTATTTCACATGGGCGCAGAAGGCCCGTCAGGTCGCCCGGGTCTACGAGGCGGTGCGCGCGCAGGACAGGCCCGCCGACCTGACCCTCATCCCCTGA
- a CDS encoding membrane protein, with protein MPNSIAYLALAIWPLIAGVMFTRLPRDRAVIWSLMLGYLFLPEPPAVFDLPMFPPFTKHNLPAIVAFALILWKDGTKVPLLPQSALGKALIFTFILSPILTVATNEEPVFYGQIGLPGLGLKDMVALSLEQAMKILPFLLARQHLANSGSQRELLRALMIGGLVYSLFMLIEIRLSPQLNLWVYGYYQHFFGQSMRAGGFRPVVFLYHGLWVAFFCMTAVVSAWSLWRWSEPGSGRVKYLFAALYLSAVLVLAKSLGALIFAVMLVPMVIILPTRMQIRVAVLMGSLALAYPILKGADLVPQQWLLSQAAAIDPERANSLDFRFANENTLLDRAYEKPIFGWGSWGRNHILDPVSGIILTVTDGRWIIVIGVYGWVGFLAEFGLLLLPLLLIGREAAAARERKITPFIAPLALLLAINMLDLLPNATITPLTLLVAGALTGYAELLRSERLKIRKTWPKHETEPKSEIGPKGESDPKGLKWKSIL; from the coding sequence ATGCCCAATTCGATCGCCTATCTCGCGCTGGCCATTTGGCCGCTGATCGCGGGCGTGATGTTCACGCGCCTGCCGCGCGACCGTGCGGTGATCTGGTCGCTGATGCTGGGCTATCTCTTCCTGCCGGAACCGCCCGCGGTCTTCGACCTGCCGATGTTCCCCCCCTTCACGAAGCACAACCTGCCTGCGATCGTGGCCTTTGCGCTGATCCTGTGGAAGGACGGCACCAAGGTCCCGCTGCTGCCGCAAAGCGCCTTGGGCAAGGCGCTGATCTTCACCTTCATCCTTTCGCCCATCCTGACCGTCGCCACCAACGAGGAACCCGTCTTCTACGGCCAGATCGGCCTGCCCGGGCTGGGACTGAAGGACATGGTCGCGCTCTCTCTGGAACAGGCGATGAAGATCCTGCCCTTCCTGCTGGCCCGCCAGCACCTCGCCAACAGCGGATCGCAACGCGAGCTTTTGCGGGCGCTCATGATCGGCGGGCTCGTCTACTCGCTGTTCATGCTGATAGAGATCCGCCTATCGCCGCAGCTGAACCTCTGGGTCTACGGCTACTACCAGCACTTCTTCGGCCAATCCATGCGCGCCGGGGGCTTTCGCCCGGTGGTCTTCCTCTACCACGGCCTCTGGGTGGCCTTCTTCTGCATGACCGCCGTCGTCTCGGCCTGGTCGCTCTGGCGCTGGTCAGAGCCGGGCAGCGGGCGGGTGAAGTACCTCTTCGCCGCGCTCTACCTGTCGGCGGTTCTGGTGCTGGCGAAATCGCTCGGCGCGCTGATCTTCGCCGTGATGCTGGTGCCCATGGTGATCATCCTGCCGACGCGGATGCAAATCCGCGTGGCGGTCTTGATGGGCTCTCTCGCGCTGGCCTACCCGATCCTCAAGGGGGCCGACCTCGTACCGCAGCAATGGCTGCTGAGTCAGGCCGCCGCCATCGACCCGGAACGCGCCAACTCGCTCGACTTCCGGTTCGCCAACGAGAACACGCTCTTGGACCGCGCCTATGAAAAGCCGATCTTCGGCTGGGGCAGCTGGGGGCGGAACCACATCCTCGACCCTGTTTCCGGCATTATTCTGACGGTGACGGACGGACGCTGGATCATCGTCATCGGCGTCTACGGCTGGGTCGGCTTCCTTGCCGAATTCGGCCTGCTGCTGCTGCCGCTTCTGCTGATCGGACGCGAGGCTGCGGCCGCGCGGGAAAGAAAGATCACACCCTTCATAGCACCGCTCGCGCTGCTTCTGGCGATCAACATGCTGGATCTTTTGCCCAACGCCACGATCACGCCCCTGACGCTGTTGGTGGCCGGGGCGCTGACCGGCTACGCTGAACTGCTGCGGTCCGAACGGCTGAAGATCCGCAAGACTTGGCCGAAGCACGAGACCGAACCGAAGAGCGAGATCGGGCCGAAAGGCGAGAGCGACCCCAAGGGGCTGAAATGGAAATCCATCCTGTGA
- a CDS encoding Panacea domain-containing protein: MGFHSTSVANRFLQLASAKGQKLTQMQLQKLVYIAHGWSLAILGRPLTSDSVCAWDYGPVYPELWQSLKRYGREPVLEQIKVRDFGLGAFSANADQVSSANLDVDTDTLVSQVFENYGQFHAFQLSAMTHENGTPWHQVYVEDGAKKGKISDEKIREHFIDIARKRSAA, translated from the coding sequence ATGGGCTTCCATTCTACATCTGTTGCAAACAGGTTCCTTCAACTCGCCTCGGCCAAAGGCCAGAAACTGACCCAGATGCAGTTGCAAAAACTTGTCTACATTGCTCATGGGTGGAGCTTGGCAATATTAGGTCGCCCCTTAACCTCGGACTCTGTCTGCGCGTGGGACTACGGCCCTGTATATCCGGAGCTTTGGCAGTCGTTAAAACGATATGGGCGTGAGCCGGTGTTGGAACAGATCAAGGTTAGGGATTTTGGACTTGGTGCATTCTCTGCGAATGCAGATCAGGTAAGCTCTGCCAATCTGGATGTTGATACTGACACCCTTGTCTCTCAAGTATTTGAAAACTACGGACAGTTTCATGCATTTCAACTGTCAGCGATGACCCATGAAAACGGCACGCCCTGGCACCAAGTCTATGTGGAGGACGGCGCCAAGAAGGGTAAGATCTCGGACGAGAAGATAAGAGAGCACTTCATTGACATCGCAAGAAAGCGATCCGCAGCCTGA
- a CDS encoding glycosyltransferase family 4 protein codes for MTEDRLRIAYLCDLSPLDRNLYSGGNARMFDALQRHAGEVTILPQHWGAAEPLRRGIESLPERWTIRLRWRAHFALRRVIGRAAGQALRDGRFDVVFGAYSLPAFSGVPVPETVVSAFTSDAVQTVYRLSEIGQQFDRAGGFGSALDGWVERRERAALHRADLLLWPSDWLSDAVTERYGTDPARAHVLPWGANIAPPPPPAPRALAPDKPVRLLVIGRDWWAKGGPVAFDCMTALRDSGIDARLTVIGCTPPDFHRSEHVTVHPQLNKAVPDELRTFEAAIAEAHFLVQPSYESYGFAFCEASAMGLPALCLRVGGVPVRDGVNGHALPIGANPADFAALIRRYLEDAPAYAALCASARREYEDRLNWDAWGKGTAALLRRAVAQKRGRALA; via the coding sequence ATGACAGAGGACAGGCTGCGCATCGCCTACCTGTGCGATCTGTCGCCGCTGGACCGCAACCTCTATTCCGGCGGCAACGCGCGGATGTTCGACGCGCTGCAACGCCACGCGGGCGAGGTCACGATCCTGCCCCAGCACTGGGGGGCGGCAGAGCCGTTGCGGCGCGGGATCGAGAGCCTGCCAGAGCGTTGGACGATCCGCCTGCGCTGGCGCGCGCATTTCGCGCTGCGCCGTGTGATCGGCAGGGCGGCGGGACAGGCGCTGCGCGACGGACGGTTCGACGTGGTCTTCGGGGCCTATTCGCTGCCCGCCTTCTCGGGCGTGCCGGTGCCCGAGACCGTCGTCAGCGCCTTCACCTCTGACGCGGTGCAGACGGTCTATCGCCTGTCCGAGATCGGCCAGCAGTTCGACCGCGCGGGCGGCTTCGGCTCGGCGCTCGACGGCTGGGTGGAGCGGCGAGAGCGCGCGGCCCTGCACCGGGCGGACCTGCTGCTTTGGCCATCGGACTGGCTGAGCGACGCGGTGACGGAGCGCTACGGCACCGACCCGGCCCGCGCGCATGTGCTGCCATGGGGCGCCAATATCGCGCCGCCGCCCCCGCCGGCGCCCCGCGCGCTGGCCCCGGACAAGCCTGTGCGCCTGCTGGTGATCGGGCGCGACTGGTGGGCCAAGGGCGGCCCCGTTGCCTTCGACTGCATGACGGCGCTGCGCGACAGCGGCATCGACGCGCGCCTGACGGTGATCGGCTGCACGCCGCCGGATTTCCACCGGTCAGAGCATGTCACCGTCCACCCGCAGTTGAACAAGGCCGTGCCGGACGAATTGCGCACCTTCGAGGCGGCCATCGCCGAGGCGCATTTCCTCGTGCAGCCGTCCTACGAATCCTACGGCTTCGCCTTTTGCGAGGCTTCGGCCATGGGGCTACCCGCTCTGTGCCTGCGGGTCGGCGGCGTGCCGGTCCGGGACGGCGTCAACGGCCATGCCCTGCCCATCGGCGCGAACCCGGCGGACTTCGCCGCGCTGATACGGCGCTATCTGGAGGACGCGCCCGCCTATGCCGCGCTCTGTGCCTCGGCCCGGCGGGAATACGAGGACCGCCTCAACTGGGATGCCTGGGGAAAGGGCACCGCGGCCCTGCTGCGCCGGGCCGTCGCGCAAAAACGCGGGCGCGCGCTGGCTTGA
- a CDS encoding SHOCT domain-containing protein, whose protein sequence is MSYSPLTDHGEATKQRLSQAYGLSDEAVSQMMSAVANGGGTQAQFNIPELGGMGQWSIGGMTMVGDMFNHGLQARVAGLCADISSAMQQGQFYQPAPQSSGNWQGQSQGQGYGGTSMSFGFSGGGWWPEELGQPASQGSQNDLSYAIFPHVQRLAVRAHGSVTVYDTGDHQIGGISQQQSGSASWTFTSQYGTVAVDQLRVVSGPGAGDSQPSARFDPDPAPQSDPAPQFAPQDPPQPAPMAAPSQAASGSASDLSADQVFSMLEKLGALREAGILTEEEFAAKKSELLSRL, encoded by the coding sequence ATGTCTTACTCTCCGCTGACCGATCACGGCGAAGCCACGAAGCAGAGACTGAGCCAGGCCTACGGTCTCTCTGACGAGGCGGTCTCCCAGATGATGAGCGCGGTCGCCAATGGCGGCGGCACGCAGGCCCAGTTCAACATCCCCGAGCTTGGCGGCATGGGGCAATGGTCCATCGGCGGCATGACCATGGTGGGCGACATGTTCAACCACGGGCTTCAGGCGCGGGTGGCGGGGCTTTGCGCCGACATCTCCTCCGCGATGCAGCAGGGCCAGTTCTACCAGCCCGCGCCGCAGTCCTCGGGCAACTGGCAGGGCCAGTCGCAGGGGCAGGGATACGGCGGCACCTCGATGAGCTTCGGTTTCTCGGGCGGCGGCTGGTGGCCTGAAGAGCTGGGCCAGCCCGCCTCGCAGGGGTCGCAGAACGATCTCAGCTACGCGATCTTTCCGCATGTGCAGCGCCTTGCGGTGCGGGCGCATGGCAGCGTGACGGTCTACGATACCGGCGACCACCAGATCGGCGGCATCAGCCAGCAGCAGTCGGGCAGCGCAAGCTGGACCTTCACCAGCCAGTACGGCACCGTCGCGGTGGACCAGTTGCGCGTGGTCTCGGGACCCGGGGCGGGCGACTCACAGCCTTCGGCCCGCTTCGACCCGGACCCGGCCCCGCAGTCCGATCCCGCGCCGCAGTTCGCTCCGCAGGACCCACCGCAACCGGCACCGATGGCCGCGCCGTCGCAGGCCGCATCCGGCAGCGCATCGGACCTAAGCGCCGATCAGGTCTTTTCGATGCTGGAAAAGCTGGGGGCGCTGCGCGAGGCGGGCATCCTCACCGAAGAGGAATTCGCCGCCAAGAAGTCAGAGCTTCTGTCGCGGCTCTGA
- the xsc gene encoding sulfoacetaldehyde acetyltransferase, producing the protein MKMTTEEAFVKVLQRHGIEHAFGIIGSAFMPISDLFPQAGVTFWDCAHEGSGGMMADGYTRASGRMSMMIAQNGPGITNFVTAVKTAYWNHTPLLLVTPQAANKTIGQGGFQEVEQMALFRDMVAYQEEVRDPSRVAEVLTRVISKAKQASAPAQINMPRDFWTQVVDIEIPEPILFERSSGGEESVAAAARLLSEAKAPVILNGAGVVLSKGGIAASMALAERLDAPVCVGYQHNDAFPGSHPLFAGPLGYNGSKAGMELIKGADVVLALGTRLNPFSTLPGYGMDYWPKDAKVIQVDINPDRIGLTKKVAVGIVGDAAKVARGLLAGLSDSAGDAGRDARKATIAETKSKWAQQLSSMDHEDDDPGTTWNERARADKPDWMSPRMAWRAIQSALPADAIISSDIGNNCAIGNAYPAFDEGRKYLAPGLFGPCGYGLPAIIGAKIGCPDVPVVGFAGDGAFGISVTELTAIGRGQWPAITQIVFRNYQWGAEKRNSTLWYDDNFVGTELDEQVSYAGIAQACGLKGVVARTMEELRAALTQAIADQKAGTTTLIEAMINQELGEPFRRDAMKKPVSVAGIDRADMRPQEV; encoded by the coding sequence ATGAAGATGACCACCGAAGAAGCCTTTGTGAAAGTGCTCCAGCGCCACGGGATCGAACATGCCTTCGGCATCATCGGCTCTGCCTTCATGCCGATTTCGGACCTGTTCCCGCAGGCGGGCGTGACCTTCTGGGACTGCGCGCACGAGGGGTCGGGCGGGATGATGGCCGATGGCTACACCCGCGCCTCGGGCAGGATGTCGATGATGATCGCCCAGAACGGGCCGGGCATCACCAACTTCGTCACCGCCGTGAAGACCGCCTACTGGAACCATACGCCGCTGCTGCTCGTCACGCCGCAGGCCGCCAACAAGACCATCGGGCAGGGCGGCTTTCAGGAGGTCGAGCAGATGGCGCTCTTCCGCGACATGGTCGCCTATCAGGAAGAGGTGCGCGACCCCTCTCGCGTGGCAGAGGTGCTGACCCGCGTGATCTCGAAGGCGAAGCAGGCCAGCGCGCCCGCGCAGATCAACATGCCGCGCGATTTCTGGACGCAGGTGGTGGATATCGAGATCCCCGAGCCGATCCTTTTCGAGCGTTCCTCGGGCGGCGAGGAGTCGGTGGCGGCGGCGGCCAGGCTCTTGTCAGAGGCCAAGGCCCCGGTGATCCTGAACGGCGCGGGCGTGGTGCTGTCGAAGGGCGGCATCGCGGCCTCCATGGCGCTGGCGGAGCGCCTCGATGCGCCGGTCTGCGTGGGCTACCAGCACAACGACGCCTTCCCGGGCTCTCACCCGCTCTTTGCCGGGCCCTTGGGCTACAACGGCTCCAAGGCGGGGATGGAACTGATCAAGGGCGCCGACGTGGTGCTGGCGCTGGGCACGCGGCTCAACCCGTTCTCGACGCTGCCGGGCTACGGCATGGACTACTGGCCCAAGGACGCGAAGGTCATTCAGGTCGACATCAACCCCGACCGCATCGGCCTGACCAAGAAGGTCGCCGTGGGCATCGTCGGGGACGCGGCCAAGGTGGCGCGCGGCCTGCTGGCGGGCCTGTCGGACAGCGCCGGGGACGCGGGCCGCGACGCCCGCAAGGCCACCATCGCCGAGACCAAGTCGAAGTGGGCGCAGCAGCTGTCCTCGATGGATCACGAGGATGACGACCCCGGCACAACGTGGAACGAGCGCGCCCGCGCCGACAAGCCCGACTGGATGAGCCCCCGCATGGCGTGGCGCGCGATCCAGTCGGCCCTGCCCGCCGATGCGATCATCTCCTCCGACATCGGCAACAACTGCGCCATCGGCAATGCCTACCCGGCCTTCGACGAGGGGCGAAAGTACCTCGCCCCCGGGCTCTTCGGTCCCTGCGGCTATGGCTTGCCCGCGATCATCGGCGCCAAGATCGGCTGCCCCGACGTGCCCGTCGTGGGCTTTGCCGGGGACGGCGCCTTCGGCATCTCGGTCACGGAACTGACCGCCATCGGGCGCGGCCAGTGGCCCGCGATCACGCAGATCGTCTTCCGCAACTACCAGTGGGGCGCGGAAAAGCGGAATTCGACGCTGTGGTACGACGACAACTTCGTCGGCACCGAGCTGGACGAACAGGTGAGCTATGCGGGCATCGCGCAGGCCTGCGGGCTGAAGGGCGTCGTGGCGCGCACCATGGAAGAGCTGCGCGCGGCGCTGACGCAGGCCATTGCCGACCAGAAGGCCGGAACGACCACGCTGATCGAGGCCATGATCAATCAGGAGTTGGGAGAGCCCTTCCGCCGCGACGCCATGAAAAAGCCGGTCTCGGTGGCAGGCATCGACCGCGCCGACATGCGTCCGCAGGAGGTCTGA
- a CDS encoding phosphate acyltransferase — translation MTALERARVAARARPGRVVFPEWDEPRVARARDRLRAEGLAEPVPVSEATDAQLAALVEGRGMREGVARRMLTRPLYRAAAMVACGEACAMVAGAETTTRRVIEAASLAIGLRDGLASSFFLMRFPDGREMLWSDCAVTVAPDAGALAAIARASAAWARALLGEARVALLSYATGTSGAGESVDTVRRAAEMTGFAGPVQGDAALNPAIARRKGTGGGGANVLVFPSLDAGNIAYKLAQELAGAQAVGPVLQGFARPVCDLSRGATPEDIADATVLTLALRSGPG, via the coding sequence ATGACGGCATTGGAACGGGCGCGGGTGGCGGCGCGGGCCCGGCCCGGACGGGTGGTCTTTCCCGAATGGGACGAGCCGCGCGTCGCCCGCGCCCGCGACCGCCTGCGGGCCGAGGGGCTGGCAGAGCCGGTGCCGGTCTCCGAGGCGACTGATGCGCAACTGGCGGCGCTGGTCGAGGGGCGCGGGATGCGCGAAGGCGTGGCGCGGCGGATGCTGACGCGGCCGCTTTACCGCGCCGCCGCCATGGTCGCCTGCGGAGAGGCCTGCGCCATGGTCGCGGGCGCCGAGACGACGACCCGCCGCGTGATAGAGGCTGCGTCGCTGGCGATCGGCCTGCGCGACGGTCTGGCCTCGTCCTTCTTCCTGATGCGCTTTCCCGACGGGCGAGAGATGCTCTGGTCGGATTGCGCGGTGACGGTCGCCCCGGATGCCGGGGCGCTTGCCGCCATCGCCCGCGCCTCTGCCGCCTGGGCCCGGGCGCTGCTGGGAGAGGCGCGGGTCGCCCTGCTGAGCTATGCCACCGGAACCAGCGGCGCGGGAGAGAGCGTCGACACCGTGCGGCGCGCCGCCGAAATGACCGGCTTCGCGGGTCCGGTTCAGGGGGATGCGGCGCTGAACCCGGCCATCGCGCGGCGCAAGGGCACGGGCGGCGGGGGAGCCAACGTGCTGGTCTTCCCCAGCCTCGACGCGGGCAACATCGCCTACAAGCTGGCGCAGGAACTGGCGGGGGCGCAGGCGGTGGGGCCGGTGTTGCAGGGCTTCGCGCGCCCGGTCTGCGACCTGTCGCGCGGCGCCACGCCAGAGGACATCGCCGATGCCACCGTCCTGACGCTGGCCCTGCGATCCGGGCCGGGATAG